In Artemia franciscana chromosome 4, ASM3288406v1, whole genome shotgun sequence, a single window of DNA contains:
- the LOC136026236 gene encoding uncharacterized protein LOC136026236 isoform X1, protein MITTRIKLENATDCPSERYEVDNSTGLSLLPNPEMSAGSSQEEFTMVNGSKVYNKTIVERLLETQNPRITLVPQPKAVSFLWKTFRRVCVDSLLQPYACCIVCKRIVNYQSRTGTSSLIRHKCPPKLRPILDMLREDTTPWAMTVTPIDVAQQPDILERAIKRQRRDMKIETLFPASPSPTNCIQVTPSRLDGLGEHEDCRLQACDEGEDYGLLAVEKARHFFLKELWPMSLLESSAFIELTQSLIDLGARAGSVHISSILSRSAIFADLHNVDLCQVIRESSVFSVEFWKNYQKKKFFTVRCHYLDETFHRISNEIKTSEYNSDNLKEPLQSFFESVGKIIKIPDDFTPKDSFFITSNEIFKTNEGIIIPSFSDFLNTAFNELCNVEGISTRCQKWTDLRSALHEIQDVELMSQIHSTIELASQMFENLSTSNAQIGACYLWWLKLERKIEAWNNPVFEKLKSKKYQFHVFFYIALCLDPSFKSLKMIDDKTRENTYRELQHILRGVPKLPKEEPDEKPEADVSSSNFFAEFMEPNPEQIDDLERYQRHMSTCRSDAYEFWQKTSEFPTLRSVAKILLAIPTMFSPKDRILDGDSMRLVQKRMLFEVEDLEVLRLRDIYCQM, encoded by the exons ATGATTACAACCCGGATTAAACTTGAAAATGCGACTGATTGTCCATCAGAAAGATACGAGGTAGACAATAGCACAGGGTTATCACTACTTCCGAATCCAGAAATGTCAGC AGGAAGCAGTCAAGAAGAATTTACGATGGTAAATGGCTCCAAAGTATATAATAAAACAATCGTAGAGAGACTTTTGGAGACCCAAAACCCAAGGATTACCCTCGTTCCACAACCAAAAGCTGTGAGTTTCTTGTGGAAGACATTCCGTCGTGTTTGCGTCGATAGCCTGCTTCAACCATATGCCTGCTGCATTGTTTGCAAACGGATTGTCAACTATCAGTCCAGAACAg GAACAAGCAGTTTAATTCGTCACAAATGCCCTCCAAAGCTCCGTCCAATATTGGATATGCTCCGAGAAGACACGACTCCATGGGCGATGACTGTCACTCCGATAGATGTTGCACAACAACCAGACATTTTGGAAAGAGCCATCAAGAGGCAAAGAAGAGATATGAAAATTGAGACACTCTTTCCTGCCTCTCCTAGCCCAACAAATTGTATTCAG GTAACTCCCAGTCGCCTTGATGGCCTTGGAGAACATGAAGACTGCCGATTGCAAGCCTGTGACGAAGGAGAAGATTATGGGCTTTTAGCAGTGGAAAAAGCGagacatttttttctcaaagagcTATGGCCAATGAGCCTTCTTGAATCCTCAGCCTTTATTGAATTGACTCAATCTCTGATTGACCTTGGTGCAAGAGCGGGATCTGTTCATATTTCAAGTATTCTATCAAG atcagCCATTTTTGCCGACCTGCACAACGTCGATCTCTGTCAAGTTATACGAGAATCATCAgtattttcagttgaattcTGGAAGAATtatcaaaagaagaaatttttcacAGTTCGCTGTCATTATTTAGATGAAACATTTCACAGAATATCTAACGAAATAAAAACATCAGAATATAATTCAGACAATTTAAAAGAACCACTTCAAAGTTTCTTTGAATcggttgggaaaataattaaaattccaGATGATTTTACGCCAAAGGACTCATTCTTTATTACAAGCAACGAAATTTTTAAAACCAACGAGGGAATTATCATCCCGTCTTTTAGTGATTTTCTAAACACAGCATTTAACGAACTGTGCAATGTGGAAGGAATCTCAACACGCTGTCAAAAGTGGACAGATCTCCGTAGTGCTTTACACGAAATACAAGATGTGGAGCTAATGTCCCAAATTCATAGTACAATAGAACTAGCATCACAAATGTTTGAAAATCTCTCAACTTCTAATGCTCAAATTGGGGCATGCTATTTATGGTGGctaaaattagaaagaaaaatcgAAGCATGGAACAACCctgtttttgaaaaactaaaaagtaaaaaataccagtttcatgttttcttttatatagcTCTTTGTTTAGATCCAagttttaaatcattaaaaatgaTAGATGATAAAACAAGAGAGAACACATACAGAGAGCTACAGCATATCCTACGAGGTGTGCCAAAATTACCAAAAGAGGAACCCGACGAAAAACCAGAAGCAGATGTATCCAGTTCAAATTTCTTTGCCGAGTTCATGGAACCAAATCCAGAACAAATAGATGATTTAGAAAGATATCAGAGGCATATGTCAACTTGCCGGAGTGATGCTTATGAATTCTGGCAGAAAACGTCCGAGTTTCCTACTTTACGCAGTGTTGCGAAAATATTATTAGCTATACCTACCATGTTTTCGCCAAAAGATCGTATTTTGGATGGAGATTCCATGAGACTCGTACAGAAACGAATGCTCTTTGAGGTAGAAGATTTAGAGGTTTTACGTTTAAGGGATATTTACTGTCAGATGTGA
- the LOC136026236 gene encoding uncharacterized protein LOC136026236 isoform X2: MVNGSKVYNKTIVERLLETQNPRITLVPQPKAVSFLWKTFRRVCVDSLLQPYACCIVCKRIVNYQSRTGTSSLIRHKCPPKLRPILDMLREDTTPWAMTVTPIDVAQQPDILERAIKRQRRDMKIETLFPASPSPTNCIQVTPSRLDGLGEHEDCRLQACDEGEDYGLLAVEKARHFFLKELWPMSLLESSAFIELTQSLIDLGARAGSVHISSILSRSAIFADLHNVDLCQVIRESSVFSVEFWKNYQKKKFFTVRCHYLDETFHRISNEIKTSEYNSDNLKEPLQSFFESVGKIIKIPDDFTPKDSFFITSNEIFKTNEGIIIPSFSDFLNTAFNELCNVEGISTRCQKWTDLRSALHEIQDVELMSQIHSTIELASQMFENLSTSNAQIGACYLWWLKLERKIEAWNNPVFEKLKSKKYQFHVFFYIALCLDPSFKSLKMIDDKTRENTYRELQHILRGVPKLPKEEPDEKPEADVSSSNFFAEFMEPNPEQIDDLERYQRHMSTCRSDAYEFWQKTSEFPTLRSVAKILLAIPTMFSPKDRILDGDSMRLVQKRMLFEVEDLEVLRLRDIYCQM; encoded by the exons ATGGTAAATGGCTCCAAAGTATATAATAAAACAATCGTAGAGAGACTTTTGGAGACCCAAAACCCAAGGATTACCCTCGTTCCACAACCAAAAGCTGTGAGTTTCTTGTGGAAGACATTCCGTCGTGTTTGCGTCGATAGCCTGCTTCAACCATATGCCTGCTGCATTGTTTGCAAACGGATTGTCAACTATCAGTCCAGAACAg GAACAAGCAGTTTAATTCGTCACAAATGCCCTCCAAAGCTCCGTCCAATATTGGATATGCTCCGAGAAGACACGACTCCATGGGCGATGACTGTCACTCCGATAGATGTTGCACAACAACCAGACATTTTGGAAAGAGCCATCAAGAGGCAAAGAAGAGATATGAAAATTGAGACACTCTTTCCTGCCTCTCCTAGCCCAACAAATTGTATTCAG GTAACTCCCAGTCGCCTTGATGGCCTTGGAGAACATGAAGACTGCCGATTGCAAGCCTGTGACGAAGGAGAAGATTATGGGCTTTTAGCAGTGGAAAAAGCGagacatttttttctcaaagagcTATGGCCAATGAGCCTTCTTGAATCCTCAGCCTTTATTGAATTGACTCAATCTCTGATTGACCTTGGTGCAAGAGCGGGATCTGTTCATATTTCAAGTATTCTATCAAG atcagCCATTTTTGCCGACCTGCACAACGTCGATCTCTGTCAAGTTATACGAGAATCATCAgtattttcagttgaattcTGGAAGAATtatcaaaagaagaaatttttcacAGTTCGCTGTCATTATTTAGATGAAACATTTCACAGAATATCTAACGAAATAAAAACATCAGAATATAATTCAGACAATTTAAAAGAACCACTTCAAAGTTTCTTTGAATcggttgggaaaataattaaaattccaGATGATTTTACGCCAAAGGACTCATTCTTTATTACAAGCAACGAAATTTTTAAAACCAACGAGGGAATTATCATCCCGTCTTTTAGTGATTTTCTAAACACAGCATTTAACGAACTGTGCAATGTGGAAGGAATCTCAACACGCTGTCAAAAGTGGACAGATCTCCGTAGTGCTTTACACGAAATACAAGATGTGGAGCTAATGTCCCAAATTCATAGTACAATAGAACTAGCATCACAAATGTTTGAAAATCTCTCAACTTCTAATGCTCAAATTGGGGCATGCTATTTATGGTGGctaaaattagaaagaaaaatcgAAGCATGGAACAACCctgtttttgaaaaactaaaaagtaaaaaataccagtttcatgttttcttttatatagcTCTTTGTTTAGATCCAagttttaaatcattaaaaatgaTAGATGATAAAACAAGAGAGAACACATACAGAGAGCTACAGCATATCCTACGAGGTGTGCCAAAATTACCAAAAGAGGAACCCGACGAAAAACCAGAAGCAGATGTATCCAGTTCAAATTTCTTTGCCGAGTTCATGGAACCAAATCCAGAACAAATAGATGATTTAGAAAGATATCAGAGGCATATGTCAACTTGCCGGAGTGATGCTTATGAATTCTGGCAGAAAACGTCCGAGTTTCCTACTTTACGCAGTGTTGCGAAAATATTATTAGCTATACCTACCATGTTTTCGCCAAAAGATCGTATTTTGGATGGAGATTCCATGAGACTCGTACAGAAACGAATGCTCTTTGAGGTAGAAGATTTAGAGGTTTTACGTTTAAGGGATATTTACTGTCAGATGTGA